One stretch of Bactrocera tryoni isolate S06 unplaced genomic scaffold, CSIRO_BtryS06_freeze2 scaffold_7, whole genome shotgun sequence DNA includes these proteins:
- the LOC120781587 gene encoding uncharacterized protein LOC120781587 — protein MYVKVETERLNYMRYNQSKLRSEEYIHLRDAMNGDADITDIGRFYILPSTYIGSPRHMHKYSQDAMTYVRNYGRPDLFVTFTCNPKWPDITNLLHPGQSPSDRNDVTAQVFKQKLRCLMDFTTKQRVYGTVRCWMYSVEWQKRGLPHAHILLWIVEKITPDQIDHIISAEIPDVEIDPELHEVVMANTVQGPCGEHDPSSDCMSDSKCKKRYPRAFISETQTGNDGFPFYRRRSPADNGRTFITQLKGNNFVVDNT, from the coding sequence ATGTACGTTAAAGTTGAGACAGAACGACTTAATTACATGCGATACAATCAGTCGAAGTTGCGATCTGAAGAGTATATTCACTTAAGAGATGCAATGAATGGTGATGCGGATATTACAGATATTGGTCGATTCTATATTTTGCCATCGACATACATTGGCAGTCCTAGACACATGCAtaagtactcccaggatgcgatgacttACGTGCGCAATTATGGACGGCCGGATTTGTTTGTTACATTTACTTGCAATCCAAAATGGCCAGACATTACGAATCTATTGCATCCCGGTCAATCACCAAGCGATCGAAACGACGTTACAGCACAggtgtttaaacaaaaactcagatgtttgatggactttactACGAAACAACGTGTATATGGCACTGTccgatgctggatgtactcagTGGAGTGGCAGAAGAGAGGTTTGCcccacgcacacattcttctttggattgTGGAGAAAATTACACCTGACCAAATTGATCACATCATTTccgccgaaattcctgatgttGAAATAGATCCAGAGTTGCACGAAGTGGTGATGGCCAATACGGTTCAAGGGCCCTGCGGAGAACACGATCCATCTTCGGATTGTATGTCGGACAGTAAATGCAAAAAACGCTATCCCCGTGCTTTTATTTCGGAAACTCAAACTGGAAACGACGGATTCCCtttctatcggcgtcgctcacccgctgacaatggcagaacattcatcACTCAATTGAAAGGAAATAATTTCGTGGTTGATAACACATGA